The Kosakonia sacchari SP1 genome includes a window with the following:
- the sseA gene encoding 3-mercaptopyruvate sulfurtransferase yields the protein MSTSFFVAADWLIEHSDDPEIQLIDARMAPVGQEHRDMRAEYRAGHLPGAVFFDIEALSDHTTPLPHMLTRPEAFAVAMRELGISQDKHLVVYDEGNLFSAPRAWWMLRNHGVENVSILAGGLAGWQRDALPLQKGDVPLPESDFNANFDPHVVKKLTDVLLASHEGTAQIVDARPAPRFNGEVDEPRAGLKRGHIPGALNVPWVDLVVEGELKTTDELAAIFRRQGVDLHKPIIASCGSGVTASVVILALETLGASNVTLYDGSWSEWGARADLPIETA from the coding sequence ATGTCCACCTCGTTTTTTGTCGCGGCCGACTGGCTGATAGAGCACAGCGATGATCCCGAAATCCAGCTGATTGATGCGCGGATGGCGCCAGTGGGTCAGGAGCATCGCGACATGAGAGCGGAATACCGCGCCGGGCACCTTCCCGGTGCGGTATTTTTTGATATCGAAGCCCTTTCCGACCACACCACGCCGCTGCCGCATATGCTGACGCGCCCGGAGGCGTTCGCCGTGGCAATGCGTGAACTGGGCATCAGTCAGGATAAACATCTGGTGGTGTATGACGAGGGCAATCTCTTCTCTGCCCCGCGCGCCTGGTGGATGCTGCGTAATCACGGTGTGGAAAATGTCTCGATTCTGGCCGGTGGGCTGGCAGGCTGGCAGCGCGATGCCCTGCCACTGCAAAAAGGCGACGTGCCGCTTCCCGAATCCGATTTTAATGCCAATTTCGACCCTCACGTGGTGAAAAAACTGACCGACGTGCTGCTGGCGAGCCACGAAGGCACGGCACAAATTGTCGATGCTCGCCCCGCGCCACGTTTTAATGGCGAAGTGGATGAACCGCGAGCGGGTCTGAAGCGCGGCCATATCCCCGGTGCGCTGAATGTGCCATGGGTCGATTTAGTCGTTGAAGGTGAACTGAAAACCACCGATGAGCTGGCGGCGATTTTCCGCCGTCAGGGTGTGGATCTGCACAAACCGATTATCGCCAGCTGCGGCTCCGGCGTGACGGCTTCGGTGGTTATTCTTGCACTGGAAACGCTTGGTGCAAGTAACGTGACGCTGTATGACGGCTCCTGGAGTGAATGGGGCGCACGCGCCGATCTACCCATCGAAACGGCGTAA